Proteins encoded in a region of the Orcinus orca chromosome 8, mOrcOrc1.1, whole genome shotgun sequence genome:
- the PICALM gene encoding phosphatidylinositol-binding clathrin assembly protein isoform X21 translates to MQGHDPRDHGAQEKAPGLADGVMRTMNTEKLLKTVPIIQNQMDALLDFNVNSNELTNGVINAAFMLLFKDAIRLFAAYNEGIINLLEKYFDMKKNQCKEGLDIYKKFLTRMTRISEFLKVAEQVGIDRGDIPDLSQAPSSLLDALEQHLASLEGKKIKDSTAASRATTLSNAVSSLASTGLSLTKVDEREKQAALEEEQARLKALKEQRLKELAKKPHTSLTTAASPVSTSAGGIVTAPAIDIFSTPSSSNSTSKLPNDLLDLQQPTFHPSVLPMSAASQVASTWGDPFSATVDAVDDAIPSLNPFLTKSSGDVHPPISSDVSTFTTRTPTHEMFVDSFCGTQAYRNTTLMCHEPSTVAGLFGGFTPSPVAQPHPSAGLNVDFESVFGNKSTNVIVDSGGFDELGGLLKPTVASQNQSLPVAKLPPNKLVSDDLDSSLANLVGNLGIGNGTTKNDVNWSQPGEKKLTGGSNWQPKVAPTTAWNAATMNGMHFPQYAPPVMAYPATTPTGMIGYGIPPQMGSVPVMTQPTLIYSQPVMRPPNPFGPVSGAQLSAASSPSSHSPHRASGKDPFAELSLEDFL, encoded by the exons ggctGATGGAGTTATGAGAACAATGAACACAGAAAAACTCCTAAAAACTGTACCAATTATTCAAAATCAAATGGATGCCCTTCTTGATTTTAAT gtTAATAGCAATGAACTTACAAATGGGGTAATAAATGCTGCCTTCATGCTCCTGTTCAAAGATGCCATTAGACTGTTTGCAGCGTACAATGAAGGAATTATTAACCTGCTGG AAAAATATTTCGATATGAAAAAGAACCAGTGCAAAGAAGGTCTTGACATCTATAAGAAGTTCCTGACTAGGATGACAAGAATCTCAGAGTTTCTCAAAGTTGCAGAG CAAGTTGGAATTGACAGAGGTGATATACCAGACCTTTCACAG GCCCCCAGCAGTCTTCTTGATGCTTTGGAGCAACATTTAGCTTccttggaaggaaagaaaatcaaagattcTACAGCTGCAAGCAG GGCAACAACACTTTCCAATGCAGTCTCTTCCCTGGCAAGCACTGGCCTGTCTCTTACCAAagtggatgaaagggaaaagcaggCAGCATTAGAGGAAGAACAGGCTCGTTTAAAAGCTTTAAAG GAACAGCGCCTAAAAGAACTTGCAAAGAAACCTCATACCTCTTTAacaactgcagcctctcctgtgtCCACCTCAGCAGGGGGTATAGTGACTGCACCAGCCATTGACATATTTTCTACCCCTAGTTCTTCTAACAG CACATCAAAGCTACCAAATGATCTGCTTGATTTGCAACAGCCAACTTTTCACCCATCTGTACTTCCTATGTCAGCTGCTTCTCAGGTAGCAAGTACATGGGGAG ATCCTTTCTCTGCTACTGTAGATGCTGTTGATGATGCCATTCCAAGCTTAAATCCTTTCCTCACAAAAAGTAGTGGTGATGTTCACCCTCCCATTTCTTCAGATGTATCCACTTTTACTACTAGGACACCTACTCATGAAATGTTTGTTG ATTCTTTTTGTGGTACTCAAGCTTATCGTAATACTACCCTTATGTGCCATGAGCCTTCTACTGTAGCTGGTTTATTTGGAG GATTCACTCCTTCTCCAGTTGCACAGCCACATCCTTCAGCTGGCCTTAATGTTGACTTTGAATCTGTGTTTGGAAATAAATCTACCAACGTTATTGTAGATTCTGGGG GCTTTGATGAACTAGGTGGACTTCTCAAACCAACAGTGGCCTCTCAGAACCAGAGTCTTCCTGTTGCCAAACTCCCACCTAACAAGTTAGTATCTGATGACTTGGATTCATCCTTAGCCAACCTTGTTGGCA ATCTTGGCATTGGAAATGGAACCACTAAGAA tgatgTAAATTGGAGTCAGCCAGGTGAAAAGAAGCTAACTGGAGGATCTAACTGGCAACCGAAGGTTGCACCAACAACTGCTTGGAATGCTGCAACAATG AATGGCATGCATTTTCCACAATAC GCACCCCCTGTAATGGCCTATCCTGCTACTACACCAACAGGCATGATAGGATATGGAATC cctCCTCAAATGGGAAGTGTACCTGTAATGACACAACCAACCTTAATATACAGCCAGCCTGTCATGAGACCACCAAACCCTTTTGGCCCTGTATCAGGAGCACAG